The following coding sequences lie in one Cannabis sativa cultivar Pink pepper isolate KNU-18-1 chromosome 5, ASM2916894v1, whole genome shotgun sequence genomic window:
- the LOC133038101 gene encoding uncharacterized protein LOC133038101, translated as MVWRACTNCLPTMIQLRTKHVDVAIECPMCNESEESIVHCLVDCPAAQRCWNRVGIGTGVATVAGFSSWFEACFQQSNEDSRDMLAATCWALWGARNDKVWNQKNTDTMEVVSSAKSYLEQWKVAQVSGFETTLSGLTKDDGAEQWRLPPSNSVKINVDGAIFADTNEFGLGVVVRDDKGFLVEGKTRIFHGKVAAEVAEALSFREALSWIKQNPNWPQVIVETDCLLVVQSLRSSFRMISVFGDLINDCKLMLNDLSFISFSFVKRSANVVAHSFARASRSYPDRIFSLGDVPTELLSCLVTEFDA; from the coding sequence ATGGTCTGGCGGGCTTGTACAAATTGCCTTCCCACCATGATTCAACTCCGTACTAAGCATGTGGATGTTGCAATAGAGTGCCCGATGTGTAATGAGAGTGAGGAGTCAATTGTTCATTGTTTGGTTGATTGTCCAGCGGCACAAAGATGCTGGAACAGAGTGGGAATCGGGACTGGGGTGGCTACGGTTGCTGGTTTTTCCAGCTGGTTTGAGGCGTGTTTCCAGCAGTCAAATGAAGACAGCCGAGACATGCTTGCTGCAACATGTTGGGCGCTTTGGGGGGCCCGTAACGACAAGGTTTGGAACCAAAAAAACACTGATACAATGGAAGTAGTGTCATCTGCAAAGAGTTATCTTGAACAATGGAAAGTTGCTCAAGTTTCGGGATTCGAAACTACATTATCTGGTTTAACCAAAGATGATGGAGCGGAGCAATGGAGATTACCACCGTCGAATAGTGTCAAGATCAATGTAGATGGAGCTATTTTTGCAGATACCAACGAGTTCGGCCTTGGTGTTGTTGTTCGTGATGACAAAGGGTTCTTAGTGGAAGGGAAGACAAGGATTTTCCATGGGAAAGTGGCTGCGGAAGTGGCTGAAGCTTTGAGCTTCAGAGAAGCGCTCAGTTGGATAAAACAAAATCCAAATTGGCCACAAGTTATTGTGGAAACCGACTGTTTGCTTGTGGTACAATCATTAAGGAGCTCCTTTAGAATGATTTCTGTGTTTGGTGATTTGATTAATGATTGTAAGTTGATGCTTAATGATTTATCCTTTATTTCGTTttcttttgttaaacgatctgcgaATGTGGTTGCTCATAGTTTTGCTAGAGCGTCCCGTTCATATCCTGATCGTATCTTCAGCTTGGGGGATGTCCCAACTGAGTTGTTATCGTGCTTGGTAACAGAGTTTGATGCTTAA